The following coding sequences lie in one Saimiri boliviensis isolate mSaiBol1 chromosome 6, mSaiBol1.pri, whole genome shotgun sequence genomic window:
- the OR2D2 gene encoding olfactory receptor 2D2, whose amino-acid sequence MRQINQTQVTEFLLLGLSNGLHTQQLLFILFLGVYLVPVLGNLLLMSLVHIDSRLHTPMYFFLCNLSLADLCFSTNIVPQALVHLLSRKKVISFTHCAAQLLFFLIFGCTQCALLAVMSYDRYVAICDPLRYPSIMSWKACVQLATGSWTSGILVSVVDTTFTLRLPFRGSNSITHFFCEAPALLILASTDTHRSEMAIFLMGVMILLIPVFLILVSYGHIIVTVVKMKSTVGSLKAFSTCGSHLMVVILFYGSAIVTYMAPKSSKQQEKLVSVFYAMVTPMLNPLIYSLRNNDMKGALRKVATRNFPRKLGISY is encoded by the coding sequence ATGAGACAGATAAATCAGACACAGGTAACAGAATTCCTCCTTCTGGGACTCTCCAATGGCCTGCACACCCAGCAACTGCTATTTATCTTATTCCTGGGTGTCTACCTGGTCCCTGTGCTTGGAAATCTGCTTCTCATGTCCCTTGTTCATATTGACTCCCGACTTCACACacccatgtatttttttctctgcaacttgTCTCTGGCTGACCTCTGTTTCTCTACCAACATAGTTCCTCAGGCACTAGTCCACCTGCTTTCCAGGAAGAAAGTCATTTCATTCACACACTGTGCAGCTcaacttctctttttcctcatttttgggTGTACACAGTGTGCCCTTCTGGCAGTGATGTCCTATGATCGCTATGTGGCAATCTGCGATCCTCTGCGTTACCCTAGCATCATGAGCTGGAAAGCATGTGTCCAGCTGGCCACAGGATCATGGACCAGTGGCATTCTGGTGTCTGTGGTAGACACCACCTTCACACTGAGGCTACCCTTCCGAGGCAGTAACAGTATCACTCATTTCTTTTGTGAGGCCCCTGCACTATTGATCTTGGCATCCACAGACACCCACAGATCAGAGATGGCCATTTTTCTTATGGGGGTCATGATTCTCCTCATACCTGTATTTCTAATTCTGGTATCCTATGGCCATATCATAGTAACTGTGGTCAAGATGAAGTCAACTGTGGGGAGTCTCAAGGCATTTTCTACCTGTGGCTCCCACCTGATGGTGGTCATACTTTTTTATGGATCAGCAATTGTCACTTACATGGCACCCAAGTCTTCCAAACAGCAGGAAAAATTGGTGTCTGTTTTCTATGCAATGGTGACTCCCATGCTTAATCCCCTCATCTACAGCCTGAGAAACAATGATATGAAGGGAGCTCTAAGGAAAGTAGCCACAAGGAATTTCCCACGCAAGCTTGGAATCTCATACTGA